From Paenibacillus graminis, a single genomic window includes:
- a CDS encoding DUF4179 domain-containing protein, whose product MNKLEHALKHQLNEDQAVKYPDFEEMWTRIEQAERNSSGLRGSSAPAGSRRTRNWSKIAAAASLSVLVAAVPVYAAVHYNWGNLLSSNEGIQTALDQNLGQQLGQSITRDGVTLTLRTAIVDENRTVILYSLDVGAHTDTDFWSVKGMTLQGAKERSKEGEYNYEQWDEENKRYNGYFESDWVPGQDTEQITLAADAVKAVSVQDLEIPLDVESMKSQSFPIGREGMHKIEIQPFAQSKDKLLLSSAVTFDDPRNKEGIFPQLVAYNGTTRVADLSGGTFGEPGDHGEYKMKQYFKTGDITAGQTTFKLEYTKQERNIAGPWSFELKLSKKQMESGTHIQALQLPLETGDTDNTIEKLSVTPTQVRLSIRTEGKSFRRQLPYEKYSLEVSGKTLEGRYFGYSKEDSGLLNLRFERPAGLVIDESTPITFVGKYKVTIHTEDKTPTLLTNISTEKQTLIRDVGGYPVKWTYYMQGKDLYIETGSDDPHFGGINQTHLGENYKNLPGKPVTSNFSGDGNNKAIDVYKDFSDTEASIYMYFYTTDDPGKETRVQLQP is encoded by the coding sequence ATGAACAAGCTGGAGCATGCACTCAAGCATCAATTAAATGAAGATCAGGCTGTCAAATATCCCGATTTCGAGGAAATGTGGACACGGATTGAACAAGCAGAGCGCAACTCTTCCGGGCTCCGGGGCAGCAGCGCACCTGCGGGCTCCCGCCGGACAAGGAACTGGAGTAAAATTGCTGCAGCGGCTTCGCTTAGTGTGTTAGTGGCTGCGGTTCCTGTATATGCGGCGGTTCATTATAACTGGGGCAATCTTCTAAGCAGCAACGAGGGAATACAGACGGCATTGGACCAGAACCTTGGCCAGCAGCTGGGTCAATCCATCACCAGGGACGGGGTGACGCTCACTCTCCGTACAGCGATTGTGGATGAGAACCGCACAGTTATTCTCTACAGTCTGGATGTCGGAGCACATACGGACACTGATTTTTGGAGTGTAAAGGGGATGACCTTACAGGGGGCGAAGGAGCGTTCTAAGGAAGGGGAGTATAATTACGAGCAGTGGGATGAGGAGAATAAACGGTATAACGGCTATTTTGAGAGTGATTGGGTGCCCGGGCAGGACACAGAGCAGATAACCTTGGCTGCAGATGCAGTAAAGGCCGTAAGCGTGCAGGATCTGGAGATTCCGTTGGACGTTGAATCCATGAAGTCGCAGAGCTTTCCGATAGGCAGAGAGGGGATGCACAAGATAGAAATCCAGCCCTTCGCCCAAAGCAAAGATAAGCTGCTGCTCTCTTCAGCCGTCACGTTCGACGATCCTAGGAACAAGGAAGGGATATTCCCGCAGCTTGTCGCCTACAACGGCACAACCCGTGTGGCGGATCTGTCTGGCGGCACCTTCGGCGAACCGGGAGACCATGGGGAATACAAGATGAAGCAGTATTTTAAAACAGGCGATATCACTGCAGGGCAGACCACCTTCAAGCTGGAGTACACTAAGCAGGAGCGGAACATTGCCGGACCCTGGTCTTTTGAACTGAAATTAAGCAAAAAGCAGATGGAGAGCGGAACGCATATCCAGGCACTGCAGCTTCCGCTGGAGACGGGCGACACCGATAACACCATTGAGAAATTGTCGGTTACTCCCACGCAAGTCCGTCTCTCCATAAGAACTGAGGGCAAAAGCTTCAGACGGCAGCTGCCATATGAAAAATATTCTTTAGAGGTGAGCGGCAAGACCCTTGAGGGGAGATACTTTGGGTATTCCAAGGAGGACTCCGGGCTGCTTAATCTCCGTTTTGAGCGTCCTGCGGGATTGGTGATCGATGAGAGCACACCGATTACTTTTGTCGGAAAATATAAAGTCACCATTCATACCGAAGATAAAACTCCGACACTTTTAACGAATATCTCTACCGAGAAGCAGACCTTGATCCGCGATGTTGGCGGTTATCCTGTGAAATGGACGTATTACATGCAGGGAAAAGATCTGTACATCGAAACGGGCAGTGATGATCCTCATTTCGGGGGGATCAACCAGACTCATTTGGGCGAAAATTATAAAAATCTGCCTGGTAAACCCGTAACCTCCAATTTCAGCGGGGACGGGAACAATAAAGCCATTGATGTCTATAAGGACTTCTCAGACACAGAAGCATCGATATATATGTACTTTTACACGACCGACGACCCCGGCAAAGAGACGCGGGTGCAGCTGCAGCCTTAA
- a CDS encoding sigma factor-like helix-turn-helix DNA-binding protein: MESNRELLPVKIRAVLTLRYLHDFSLNEVSEALSIPLGTTKSRLHKGLKLMKKVLLETGIPEQEWKGEHYEQAGACTQASIK, from the coding sequence TTGGAGAGCAACCGGGAATTGCTCCCTGTGAAGATCCGGGCGGTGCTGACCTTAAGATACCTGCACGACTTCAGTCTGAATGAAGTGTCTGAGGCCCTGTCCATTCCGCTCGGAACGACCAAATCAAGGCTGCATAAGGGTCTGAAGCTGATGAAGAAAGTGCTGTTGGAAACTGGAATCCCGGAACAGGAATGGAAAGGAGAACACTATGAACAAGCTGGAGCATGCACTCAAGCATCAATTAAATGA
- a CDS encoding methyl-accepting chemotaxis protein, with translation MDNGLAQEVTDALVVKALEKNIALIRFTLDRRVAYVNEVFASTMKYRSEDMYGMQHRDFCFPAFVNSPDYEIFWQDLLTGKSFQDKIERMDSEGGSVWLEATYMPIYDEADKQIIGVTKVATNITNRQTNMSNLVERMQEMADSLSQRAEQGIERSRELLLSIDKIAGVSSENILTLSNLQTKAGDIQGVVQTIRDIASQTHLLALNAAIEAAHAGEFGRGFDVVAKEVRKLSAMVQDSIAEVRESVKGITEEIGRMSTGMDQVQDTVEEGQRQIEVALQEFTGISTSAQELDNQAREVLSII, from the coding sequence ATGGACAATGGATTAGCCCAGGAAGTTACAGATGCCCTCGTTGTTAAAGCCTTGGAGAAAAATATCGCCCTGATCCGCTTCACACTTGACCGCAGAGTGGCTTATGTCAATGAGGTGTTCGCCAGTACCATGAAATACAGATCGGAGGATATGTACGGGATGCAGCATCGGGATTTCTGTTTCCCCGCATTTGTGAACAGTCCGGACTATGAAATCTTCTGGCAGGATCTGCTTACCGGCAAGAGCTTTCAGGATAAAATTGAGCGGATGGACTCGGAGGGCGGTTCGGTTTGGCTGGAAGCTACTTATATGCCTATTTATGATGAGGCGGACAAGCAGATCATTGGTGTGACGAAGGTCGCTACCAATATTACCAATAGACAAACCAATATGAGCAATCTGGTGGAACGGATGCAGGAGATGGCCGACAGTCTCAGTCAGCGCGCGGAACAGGGCATTGAGCGGAGCCGGGAGCTGCTGCTGAGCATTGACAAAATTGCCGGCGTCTCCAGTGAGAACATCCTGACACTGTCCAATCTGCAGACGAAAGCCGGGGATATTCAAGGCGTGGTGCAAACGATACGCGATATTGCCTCACAGACTCATCTCCTGGCGCTGAATGCGGCAATTGAAGCGGCTCACGCCGGAGAATTCGGCCGGGGATTTGATGTGGTAGCCAAGGAGGTCCGAAAGCTGTCGGCCATGGTGCAGGATTCCATCGCTGAGGTCCGGGAGAGTGTCAAGGGGATCACTGAGGAAATTGGCAGAATGTCCACAGGAATGGATCAGGTTCAGGACACGGTGGAGGAAGGCCAGCGGCAGATTGAAGTCGCCCTGCAGGAGTTTACCGGGATCTCGACCTCTGCGCAGGAGCTGGACAACCAGGCGCGCGAAGTGTTGAGCATCATCTGA
- a CDS encoding S-layer homology domain-containing protein, whose protein sequence is MNKQQIVSSLLAITLLAAPLASPKANAAALFSDINNSYAKEAILELLDKGIISGIGDNRFDPSGQLKRQDFAIILAKTLSLDTTTIPSVPTFSDVPKSSYAYNAVEAVYQAGWINGLGNGRFAAGSPLSRQDMIVIFVRALGIEASDKSSFLPFADSAKIADYAKASVAAALEYGLIQGEGGNLFNPASNADRQSVALVASKFIKVKEAAAAPASQATPTVTATPAVTSSPQPTATPLTVYTSVYYPEQTAAPSPEPTAAPTPEPTPVPTPEPTPVPTPEPTPVPTPEPTPVPTPEPTPVPTPEPTPVPTPEPTPVPTPEPTPVPTPEPTPDTTAPDVDAAKFAAVDNYNGTLDQLYGVESAVSEEGAVVQAYPWKDINENGWADKDELSTAIPLGASLADGSVTAADIGDFSAGNYTVVITATDSAGNESPKDAAHAFSFSLTKNEVPDVTAPEVDVLKFTAVDNYNGTQDQLTGAASAISEQDAAVQVYRWNDMNENSQVDEGELGAALSVGTSAEDGSVAAGNIGDLPAGNYHFVITATDASGNESAKDVEHAVSFSFIKNEAPDLTAPEVDVLKFTAVDNYNGTQDQLTGAASAISEQDAAVQVYRWNDVNENSQVDEGELGDALSVGTSAEDGSVAAGNIGDLPAGNYHFVITATDASGNESAKDVEHAIEIILQKSTAPTLPSLLYGFDGAGSKTKYFTPGSTAPTVRFDFFSSEKFTNAIIEVTLEGLTFSTNDYYSISGWVHPTAGQISNGGHTLTFTGNASATSDIAFQLQNKNIPAAGTYKIKYRADADGTGTARVFSEEQYITLISGYPN, encoded by the coding sequence TTGAACAAACAACAGATCGTAAGTTCTTTGCTGGCCATCACGCTTTTGGCGGCCCCTCTGGCATCGCCAAAGGCGAATGCCGCAGCCCTGTTCTCTGATATTAACAACTCCTATGCAAAGGAAGCCATATTGGAGTTGCTCGATAAAGGCATCATCAGCGGAATAGGGGACAACAGGTTTGATCCCTCAGGCCAGCTTAAACGGCAGGATTTTGCAATTATTCTCGCAAAAACGCTGAGTCTCGATACCACAACTATACCTTCCGTTCCCACATTCAGCGATGTGCCTAAGAGCAGTTATGCCTATAATGCTGTAGAGGCTGTCTATCAGGCCGGATGGATTAATGGTTTGGGAAATGGCCGGTTCGCCGCCGGCAGCCCACTGTCCAGACAAGATATGATCGTAATTTTTGTAAGGGCTCTGGGTATTGAAGCTTCCGACAAAAGCTCCTTCCTGCCGTTTGCCGACAGCGCAAAAATCGCCGATTATGCCAAGGCTTCGGTTGCAGCCGCACTAGAATATGGCCTCATCCAGGGAGAGGGCGGCAATTTATTCAACCCGGCCTCAAATGCGGACCGCCAGAGTGTAGCCTTGGTTGCCTCCAAGTTCATCAAGGTCAAAGAGGCTGCCGCAGCACCTGCTTCCCAGGCTACGCCTACTGTGACTGCAACACCAGCTGTTACATCGTCACCACAGCCAACCGCCACTCCTTTGACGGTCTACACGTCTGTTTATTATCCGGAGCAGACCGCCGCTCCTTCGCCGGAGCCAACGGCTGCCCCTACACCGGAGCCGACGCCTGTTCCTACACCGGAGCCGACACCTGTTCCTACACCGGAGCCGACGCCTGTCCCTACACCGGAGCCGACGCCTGTTCCTACACCGGAGCCGACACCTGTTCCTACACCGGAGCCGACGCCTGTCCCTACACCGGAGCCGACGCCTGTTCCTACACCGGAGCCGACACCTGTTCCTACACCGGAGCCGACACCGGATACAACAGCGCCTGATGTCGATGCAGCAAAATTCGCGGCTGTTGACAACTACAACGGAACCTTGGATCAGCTATATGGAGTTGAATCTGCCGTGAGTGAAGAAGGAGCGGTGGTCCAAGCCTATCCATGGAAAGATATTAACGAGAATGGATGGGCCGACAAAGATGAACTTAGTACAGCCATTCCACTGGGCGCTAGCCTTGCTGACGGTTCTGTGACCGCTGCGGACATCGGTGATTTTTCAGCCGGAAACTATACTGTCGTAATTACCGCTACTGATTCAGCGGGGAATGAATCTCCCAAGGATGCGGCACATGCTTTCAGCTTTTCATTGACCAAAAATGAAGTGCCTGACGTAACCGCTCCTGAAGTGGATGTGCTCAAGTTTACGGCTGTCGATAATTATAACGGGACGCAGGACCAGCTTACCGGTGCCGCTTCCGCAATTAGTGAACAAGACGCAGCCGTTCAAGTCTACAGATGGAATGACATGAATGAGAACAGCCAGGTTGATGAGGGTGAATTGGGTGCTGCCCTTTCTGTGGGCACAAGCGCTGAAGACGGTTCCGTGGCCGCTGGGAACATCGGTGACCTTCCGGCCGGCAATTATCATTTTGTGATTACTGCCACGGATGCATCCGGGAACGAATCAGCGAAGGATGTTGAACATGCCGTCAGCTTTTCATTTATCAAAAATGAAGCTCCTGACTTAACCGCCCCTGAAGTGGATGTGCTCAAGTTTACGGCCGTTGATAATTATAACGGGACGCAGGACCAGCTTACCGGTGCCGCTTCCGCAATTAGTGAACAAGACGCAGCCGTTCAAGTCTACAGATGGAATGACGTGAATGAAAACAGCCAGGTTGATGAGGGTGAATTGGGGGATGCCCTTTCTGTGGGCACAAGCGCTGAAGACGGTTCCGTGGCCGCTGGGAACATCGGTGACCTTCCGGCCGGCAATTATCATTTTGTGATTACTGCCACGGATGCATCCGGGAACGAATCAGCGAAGGATGTTGAACATGCCATAGAAATCATACTGCAAAAATCGACAGCTCCAACCCTGCCTTCCCTCTTATACGGATTTGACGGGGCTGGCAGCAAAACGAAGTATTTTACACCCGGAAGCACAGCACCTACGGTCCGTTTCGATTTTTTCAGCAGTGAAAAATTCACCAATGCGATTATAGAAGTTACCTTGGAGGGGCTGACCTTCAGCACCAATGACTACTATAGCATCAGCGGCTGGGTTCATCCGACTGCAGGTCAGATCAGCAATGGCGGGCACACACTCACTTTCACGGGTAACGCATCGGCGACGTCGGATATTGCCTTCCAGCTTCAAAACAAGAACATTCCCGCTGCTGGAACTTACAAGATTAAATACAGAGCGGATGCTGACGGGACAGGAACTGCCAGAGTATTCTCGGAAGAGCAGTACATTACCCTGATTTCTGGTTATCCGAATTGA
- a CDS encoding DUF2935 domain-containing protein, with protein sequence MDEFVARSLDEIRFWSRIMKEHSLFLGLGFRAEDTQLKNEANQFYAVFEEIERRAYEFQPETDPHIIQAFNTEVRIAATNIWAFKRKVLGLILQCKLPGQTNFPLLVDHVSREANYFRNRLEELNSGTLEPLPDAIIDENVFFLKIMADHAKFIGHLLDPSERKLVDQAREFSNDFDKLVFQAVDLSHMRPQSQTVPLLSQFVDENRVSVKSLRDFKKTARDLIEECRIKSIIHPLLADHVFREAERFLFILDMFDQSLSGVKVNKREILY encoded by the coding sequence TTGGATGAATTTGTTGCCCGGTCGCTAGATGAAATACGCTTTTGGTCCAGGATCATGAAGGAACATTCATTATTTTTGGGTCTGGGGTTTAGAGCTGAGGATACGCAGCTGAAGAATGAAGCTAACCAGTTTTACGCTGTTTTTGAGGAAATCGAGAGAAGAGCCTATGAATTTCAGCCCGAAACTGACCCTCACATCATTCAGGCTTTTAACACAGAGGTTCGGATTGCGGCTACTAATATTTGGGCATTCAAAAGAAAGGTGCTCGGCCTTATATTGCAATGCAAGCTTCCGGGACAAACCAACTTCCCTTTGCTGGTAGACCATGTGAGCCGGGAGGCTAATTATTTCCGTAACCGCTTGGAGGAACTCAACTCAGGAACACTCGAACCGCTGCCTGATGCCATTATTGACGAGAATGTATTTTTCCTGAAGATCATGGCCGATCATGCCAAATTTATAGGTCATTTGCTTGACCCGTCGGAACGGAAATTAGTCGATCAAGCGCGGGAATTCAGCAATGATTTTGATAAGCTGGTGTTCCAGGCGGTGGATTTGAGCCACATGCGCCCTCAATCCCAGACAGTTCCGCTCCTCAGCCAATTCGTAGACGAAAACCGGGTGTCTGTAAAATCATTGCGTGATTTCAAGAAAACCGCACGGGACTTAATCGAAGAATGCCGGATAAAAAGCATTATCCATCCTTTGCTTGCGGACCATGTATTCCGTGAAGCTGAGCGGTTTCTCTTCATCCTCGATATGTTCGACCAATCCTTATCCGGCGTAAAAGTGAACAAGCGCGAAATCCTTTATTAG
- a CDS encoding LCP family protein, giving the protein MKKNNENQLSLLQRTGKKKSKKQSKRKKKIWIFMLAFIIIAGISSFVFRKELMMFGFDHVVAPTVEGTLKNSYVPLKDNNDETFDVSTKLDKSPPFSLLLLGTDQRKNENGLSDSIIYSVVRPKDNKVLFVSIPRDSYTKIVGAENVKGARRNTKINAAHSYGGAQMSVDTVRNLLDAPINYYATINFNGLVEVVDALGGVELPITKLIENKNPAHEKLRVEPNKPIYSGREALMYVRYREDSDFKRTERQRIFLKAALERMKNIRNISNIKQIMELAGENFKTNMKADLMLELAKKVIFESGTPQITSHMMQGTDKRTDQWYYILDEEDVRNTHELIELWLDPDTTVSELISEVGDDTLPN; this is encoded by the coding sequence ATGAAAAAGAACAATGAAAACCAGTTATCATTATTACAGAGGACAGGTAAGAAAAAATCGAAAAAACAGAGTAAACGAAAAAAAAAGATATGGATCTTTATGCTAGCTTTCATTATCATCGCAGGTATCTCATCCTTTGTGTTTCGAAAGGAATTAATGATGTTCGGTTTTGACCATGTTGTTGCACCGACGGTTGAGGGTACGCTTAAGAATTCATATGTTCCGCTCAAAGATAACAACGATGAGACTTTTGATGTTTCAACTAAGCTGGATAAAAGTCCGCCATTCTCTTTATTGCTGCTTGGTACAGATCAGCGGAAAAATGAGAATGGGCTGTCCGATTCAATTATTTATTCTGTGGTCCGGCCAAAAGATAATAAAGTCCTGTTCGTTTCAATTCCGCGGGATTCCTATACCAAAATTGTTGGGGCAGAGAACGTTAAGGGAGCAAGAAGGAATACGAAAATCAATGCAGCGCACTCTTACGGTGGAGCGCAAATGAGTGTGGATACGGTCCGGAATTTGCTGGATGCACCGATTAACTATTATGCAACTATCAATTTTAACGGGTTGGTAGAAGTCGTGGATGCACTCGGAGGAGTGGAGCTGCCGATTACAAAACTTATTGAAAACAAGAATCCGGCCCATGAAAAGCTTCGTGTTGAGCCGAACAAACCGATCTATTCAGGAAGGGAAGCCTTAATGTATGTAAGATACCGGGAAGATTCGGATTTTAAGCGTACTGAGAGACAGAGAATATTCCTTAAGGCAGCCTTGGAAAGAATGAAAAATATAAGAAATATTTCTAATATTAAACAAATTATGGAGCTCGCTGGCGAAAATTTTAAAACCAATATGAAAGCCGATCTTATGTTGGAGCTGGCGAAAAAGGTTATCTTTGAAAGCGGCACCCCGCAAATCACCAGCCATATGATGCAGGGAACCGACAAACGGACAGACCAATGGTATTATATTCTGGATGAAGAAGATGTACGGAATACCCATGAATTGATCGAATTATGGCTTGATCCGGACACGACAGTAAGTGAATTGATATCGGAGGTTGGTGATGACACCCTTCCGAATTGA